TGGTGCTGCCGAACGCCGCAACGTGGTCTATGGGAACTGATGATTTTTTAACTTCACGGAAAAAGCCGATATCTCTGGGGTTGGAGCCTGGCCAGCCGCCTTCGATGTATCTTATGCCGAAATCGCAAAGTGTCTCGGCTATTTTAACTTTATCAGCTATCGTAAAGTTTACGTCCTCCGACTGAGTGCCGTCTCTCAGCGTGGTGTCGTATATCTCTATCTTTTTAGACATAAATTTACCTTTTAAAGATTACGCTTCAACAAAAGCCTCGTGCAGTATTCTGACTGCGAGCTCGGAGAACTTCTCCTCGACAACGCATGAAACTTTTATTTCGCTGGTGGTTATCATCTTTATGTTGATGTTGTTCTCAGCAAGCAGAGAGAACATCTTCGCCGCTACGCCGGTGTGGCTTCTCATACCCACGCCCACAATAGATACTTTGGCGATGTTCTCATCAGCCAGAACCCCCTTGGCACCTATCTCTTTAACGATTTCGTTGCATACGTCGGTTGCACGCAGAAGGTCTGTTTTCTGCACTGTGAAGGACATATCGGTGTTTCCGTCCTTGCCTACGTTCTGAACGATAACGTCAACGTTGATATTGCTTGAAGCGATTTTAGTAAATATTTTAGAAGCGATGCCGGGATTGTCCGGAACAGCCGCAATGGTAATCTTAGCCTGATTTTTGTCTGAAACAACGCCGGTTACAACAACCTGCTCCATATCTGAGTCCTCCTTAGTAACTAATGTTCCGGGTTTATCCTCTAGTGATGAAAGAACCATGATGTCAACGTTGTGGTTCATGCCAAGCTCAACGCTTCGGGACTGGAGAACCTTTGCGCCCAGAGACGCCAGTTCCAGCATTTCGTCATAGGATATCTTTTCGAGTTTTTTGGCATGT
This genomic stretch from Seleniivibrio woodruffii harbors:
- a CDS encoding aspartate kinase, with the protein product MGIVVMKFGGTSVGSIERIKNVARIIAKKRDQGHDVACVVSAMSGETDRLINLLKEIDPKFSPREYDQLVSTGEQASSPLVAQSLISMGYPAVSLTGIQIGMITNGVHSNSRIMDVKADRIKEEFKKGNICIIAGFQGIFPESGDITTLGRGGSDTSAVAVAAALKANVCEIYTDVDGVYTADPRIVKHAKKLEKISYDEMLELASLGAKVLQSRSVELGMNHNVDIMVLSSLEDKPGTLVTKEDSDMEQVVVTGVVSDKNQAKITIAAVPDNPGIASKIFTKIASSNINVDVIVQNVGKDGNTDMSFTVQKTDLLRATDVCNEIVKEIGAKGVLADENIAKVSIVGVGMRSHTGVAAKMFSLLAENNINIKMITTSEIKVSCVVEEKFSELAVRILHEAFVEA